The following nucleotide sequence is from Coffea eugenioides isolate CCC68of chromosome 10, Ceug_1.0, whole genome shotgun sequence.
CTGAACCTAGGATTTGAAGCAGCGTTGGAGTAACAATTGGCTAATAAGTAGTAGCTTTTATGGTTAATTGGCCTCTCTCTCATTTTTGCCATTTCAAAGGtaattgtaaaattaaaaatgttgaaggaaaatcaagataattttaaaatttctgcaCAAATTCCAGGAAAAGGTATTATGATCACGCTCATGACGGTGTACTTTGTTCTTACCAAAGGCCCTTATATGCTcctaccaaaagaaaaaaaagaaaaaaaaaattgcatgcGGTACCCACTCCTTTGTCAatccaccttttttttttttttaggggttTCAAAAGCCATCTCTCTCCTGCACTAATTTCCAGGTAAAAAATAGGACTAGAGCGAACTTCCAAAGTTTACCTTTTTAAATTACAAAAAAGTTTGAGAAACAAGTGCAAATCCAATATGTTTAAATTCTAGTAAAATTTGGTCCATATGATGAAATACAATCTAAGTTTCATCAAAAGTCTTGCGTGAATAAACTAAACAAATTCACTATCAATCAAGATCAAGTTAGTTTCTCATGTAGTAATGTTGTATTTTATGTTAAATGGAATAATAACTAAGCCAAACTCACACACATTCTTAACCTTCATAtaaaaatggttttttttttttttattgggtGCTCAAGAGCACACTCATTAGTACACTTAGATCACACTTATCTTTTGTTGCATTTGTATGTTTTTCCTCATTAGCATTACTTTCCAAAAATATGAACATGCTTTCTCTAGTTAacattatttttctaaaatatgaaTACCTAAAATCCGTTTTAATGAGTATTTAATGGGCACTAGTTAGACAATCTctacaaaaattaaacaaaatattttttttggagAACTTATTATTTTTTGTAAGTTTTcagaaaaactaaaataaaacaagaaaaaaagttGTTCAGgggactttttattttttttatgggATAATTTAGTAATTTCAAATAGCTCTCCTCACGTTttgaaaattacacatacctctcCTAAAACATAGGTTTGGGTTTCACCTTGATGATGTAAAACCAAAAAAGTATATGAACGCTCAAAATTGCCTCATCTAAATTTCCTTAATATGAATaatcattaaaatttttaaaaagtcaATAATACACTTGTATACTACCAAAATTATGAGTTTTATTATTTAGCcaatattttgatattttccATCCCCATGGTTTTCTACATCTACccaaattttcaaactcttATCACTTTTTCTTCTTGTGAACAAACTCTTTGTCTTAGATGTCAAAATCCACCTTCGTAATTCTTACCTTCATAATTTTTACCTCTTTATAGGTTTCTTTCATATATTGCTTACCAAATCATTAGTCATAAAACTCACAATTCTTACCTTTTTTTCACTCAAACGGCCAAGCCCTCAGTTACCAAAatcattctaacccatacttTCAACATTTGGGTTGGTCATCCTAAATCAAcccacatttttttttccttctaaatTGACATAATTTTATTGAGAACAAGTTTGATGTCTATTAAGAGAAACTAGGCAAAACATCAACAAAGTGCAAGTTTGGGATAGTAGTTTTAGTACAATTTATCAAATTTTACTTTTCTGTAATCCAGTAGTTTTTTTGTGCTCAATGATATGAACAATTGAGTTGTTGATAGTGATGATTGCttccatcatcatcatcaacgGTAACATATTTGAGTGATAGAAAGGAAGGAAACATCTATCTTGATTAGCATACTTGAGTGATAGAATGTTATAATTTAATGGTTATGGTTAAAATAGTTTGGCCACAATATATGGCTCGGTCAAAAagaattgttttccttttttcattatCCTTTTTCTgttatctttttccttttttatcaaTGGCttgtcttttgaaaaattatgaaGGTTATTATAGTCATTGTGTATCATTAAGGGAAGTAAGTGTAATATTGAAAACCTCAaggagctcagtgaaattgttagaaacctcaggggaggtttctaaaattagcCCCTTTTTTATTTGTAGATTGGTCAAGGTGGCGACTGCTACTTATATATATGTTGCTGGCGACTGCGAGTATTCAGTACCGAATCCCTTCTCTGCTGTCTCCCCTTTCTCTGAATTTGCTCACAAAAATGTCGAATAGATTCGGCAATCAGAATTACAGGAATGAAAGTAACAAAAAGGGATTTCATAAAACTCAAAAGCAATTTATTCCTAAGAAAGAATCATCTGCAGATCAAACCTTCTCCAATTCTTTAAGACAATCCTTTTCCCGCCAATCCGATGCAACATCCAGCGCCGCTGCTGCCGGCCGAAGTGGAGGTGGCGGTGCAACGGCGGCTTCTGGGAATAGTAAGGTTAAGATGGGGGAGAATGGGAACTGGGTTTCTGATAATAGTACTACTGGAATTCAGACTGGCAATTATGTTAATTACTTGCCCCAAGATGAGGCGGTGGCATCTGGGCTAGGGGCTGATGAGGGTGGAGTGGACCCTGTGGAGTCTCAGCGGGTGGTGGATCTTCTGAACAGGGAGTTGTCTCGGTTGCTCAAATTGAAGCCCAGAGATTTTTGGAAAGAAGGTTACCATTTTgtctttcttcaaaaatttttttttgttttctgctAGTAAACagtttgcatttttttttaattagttcaTTTTGAATTGAGAAGAGTCTTATTAAATGGTGATAAATATGTAGGATGAAAAACTATTGCCTTAGAATGAAGGAGCCGGCAGGGTTCCCTTTGTGCTAATAGTGACAAATTCAATCTTCTTTCAAGGTTTAGCTTTGTACATTTTTGACAAATTACAATGCCAATTGAAAGAGTATTTTCAGCAATAAGGTCAAGGAATTGTGAAATGCTGTTGGAATTTGTTATGGAATTAGTATATTAGTCATATAACTAGAAATTATTGGCATGCCACATATGAATAATTACTTATGCTAAGCGTGCTCGTAATGATGTTGACccctttcctttttgtttttcacaGTGGCCAGCGACACCTCTCTGCATGCTTTTCTAGAAAGCTTCTTGAAGTACAAGAGCAGATGGTATGATTTCCCATATCGTGGAGCCAAGGGTATAGTCGCTGGAGTCATTGTTGGGGAGTTTGAGCTGTGTCGCCGTGTATTTATGGTCTTGTATAGAATGTGAGTTTTGAATGCTGTAGTTAAATTTCTATGATAGGTTTCATTCTGTGAGGTGGAGATTTTTAGATTTGATTGATTCGGATATCGTACCATCCAGATCTTCAAATCGGGATCCTGGTGCTAAGACAGCTGATAGTCTCAGTTCAAAAGATCATGCAGGTATGTGGTTCTGTAAGAAGCATTTGCAAATGATATGTTGCCCTAGTTGTTGGATACGAATGTGCTGCTGGTGACTTAGAGAAAACCCACCCCcccctccccaaaaaaaaaaaattatagcaTGCTGTTCTATATGCATACTGGAAGGTAGATTCTTTTGCCTTCCAATGCATCACACGCTATTTGGTAGTTAAGAGAGCATGTCTTGGTATTTTTCCCCCTGTTTGTGATTTGTTCTCCATTGGTTGTTGAGATATATAAATGTGCTATATAGGCACTGAAAACACTGAGCTGCAGAGTTTTCAAGTAGTAGTTTTATATTTTGACATATGCTGGACTTCTTTGGAATGCACTTTGTTCACTAATTCCATTTGTAGTTCTTCTGCAGGACAAGAAGTTGCTTGACTTGCCAAAGTTACTAGATATCTGTGCCATATATGGTCATGAGAATGAAGATCTTACCAGATTATTGGTAAGTGTGTGGGATTAAACTGGTATACAATTTTGTTTCTTCACAATCCTTTGCTATTGTGCTTCTGTCTGTTACATCATGCAGGGTATAAATCGTTCTGAATTGTTCATGGGACCCCAACtcagtcttcttcttcttcttctcttctggTTTTGCCAAATTTGGAAAACTgctgggttttttttttcttatgaagcatttttgtgttttgggtaTTTATTTACATGATATTGGATGCTTTTAATGGTTCTGTATCTCTGTGTCATCATCATCATTTAGCATAAAGCATGCCTAATGTCATTCTTTGTAATTGGACTCTAGTTACTGTGTTTTTTGTTTATTGGTTTCTGGGCTACCCTCATTTGTTTTGCTGGTTAGCTATATGCTATTTCTTCCTTGCTGAAAATGTCTTTTTAATCTGTACCATGCTGTATGCAGTGTTTGTTCAAATACTCAGCCTGTCATATCGTTTTAATTAGATTTCCCTATAATATCATTAGCTGAATTTATTGGTTTTTTTTCTGTAAAAAAACACATTTGCTGgttgaatttctggttttagtttgttatttgcaTCTTGCATCAATGAGTTTTCGGTATATTGATATTAAAATCTTACAACTAATGTTGTGCCTGCAAACATGTTGAAAAAGGCCTGTGGTGTATGAGTTGGTAGCTCTTTCCCTATTTCCTCTCTCATGTTGCTGTGTTTAATGATGTTCCTCAGGTTGTGAATGCAATAAAAGCTCAGTGGTGGATGCATGATAAGTTTACAGCAGTTTTGTCACATTTTCTGACCCTCATCCAGACAATGTATCAACGTTGTAGCTCATCTTTAGAGGTGGTCTTTCTTCTTCTGTTTGCGTTTATATGTTTCCTGGAAGGTGGAGTAGATACTAAGAACAATACATTTTTTATGATATTATTATGACAAAAcattttcattaaattttttcaatCTGCTTTTTGGTGAGCTTAGACTTATAACAGATGTTTTTTCCCAGGACCTGGTTTAATTTTTCTCCATCTTTGCATGGTTCTTTATTGGTTATGAACATTACATTTAGCAAAAGCATCTTATATGATGTGCCTGTTGTATACTTGCTCATGGCCGGGCATGGTTGTGCAAACGCACAACATATGCCCATTGCCACATGCACATAGTGTATGGTGAATCATGATTTTCATCTGCATTTAgttgacattttaggtgacaGGAGAAAATTATGATTCTCATAAGAGTGGTGAAGTCATATGTATTTCTCATCTGTATACatatgttatattttttttcagcGCTGGGTAGTGTTTAGTATAATGTGATTAGCTGGTGGAGTTAAAATTGGTATCTGAAAGTTTAGGATCTAAAGGTGATAATCCCATTTGGATTGTTAGTTTAAGTGTCAATTAGATGCCCTTATTGGTCCTCAAAgtgcttcaattttttttctactGAATTCTAGGCAACCAGCTGGATTGGATTTTTAAAGTTTATTTCCTAAATCAAAGTTGTTGAAGGACTGTACAATGTGAtggagaaaatgaaaaattttattctaGCAAAGTTTTTCTTGTTTACCTGATTTGTGAGTAATTTGTGTTGAAGAGTTATGCTATGTATTTGATGCGGATGCATGTCCATTTGCAGGTCCTCTTTGCCACAGGTAACTTACAGGATCAACCAGTTAGTCGGCTTCGTGCAGACTACTTAGAGGTagctttttcttcatttcttcatagATTTTTAGGGTAGTCCTCTTCCAATACCCTCCACTCCCCATTACCCCTGCCAACAACACCCTTTTTGCTGTACaagtagaagaagaaaatttctcattgacaaccaaaacaaaaacaaatgaAGCACTGAGAAATTCCTCCTTTTCCCTTGGGGATTGTAGAATAATTTCATCAGAGCTTTCAGAGAAAAAGCATCTTACCATTCTATGAGGACCATCCTCAGTCCTTAAAAGGGTTTAGTTGGTTACCAAAAGCTAATGTATGTTTGCTTCAAATGGGTGGTTATTTTGAAGCTGTCATTGTTTCTCCTCACTTTCTAGAAGTACCAATCTGTCACCACTTTTTAATAGTTCATCATTGTCTTACTATCATTTGCAGGTTATGGATTTTATAAATGATGCAGTTGTCAATATGGATGCATTTGTTGCTGCATACAAGTATGCAGCTGTCTTCTTCTGTTGTCCTGTTGATATGAGGTATTGCATTCACTCTGGAAGTTCCCCTCGTACAACCATTCAAACATTGTAGATGCACTCCATTTCAATTAGACGTACGAGGCTAATGCAATCATAACAATAACCAATGTTTTTGGCAAACTCAATGTGTGTCCATATTTTTTGATGTATATGTTATTAGTTAAGTgtgaaaaaagatttttttttttattttgtgctAGCAGTTTGAAGGAAGTTTTTAACTTATTCTAAATATCATTAAGACAGAGAAGGGGAAGTAGGTCAGTTAAAATCGAGATGAAGAAGGGTATTTTAGGCATTCTATTAAGTGGcagaaaatttttacacaaatGACTGCTCACACTTCAGAGAGATACTTTTGGGTAACCCATATAGCTAACTGGCTGAATGAACTAGTCAAGGAGACAATTCTGCTTTAGAAACAAATTTGAACATGATAAGAATGACCCCACTAAAGCTTGCTTAAAGTTGCCTCAGCATTTTGCTAGTAGATGCATTACATTTTTGCGCTTCATAGACAAAGGAATTTACTGAATGACGTTACATGGCAGGAGgatgagaaaaaaaatgttgtGCTTCATTGCAATTTAGTAATATTGTGAACCCACATATTCCCCAATTATCTTGGTTTCAAATTCCCCATCTATGTTGAGCATTAATGAGTCAACCACATTTTTAACCAAGGAAATTACCAGTAGTCATCAACAAGGAAGAAAATAGTTGTTGATAGGTTCAATCATGATGCAGTTTTATGCCTAATTTTTCTATCTGCATGCTTTAAGAAGTCATGTAATTTCCTTCTCCCTACAGCCATGGAAATTAACCAAGGAAATTACCAAGGAAATTCCTTCTCCCACATTTTTAACCAAGGAAATTACCAGTAGTCATCAACAAGGAAGAAAATAGTTGTTGATAGGTTCAATCATGATGCAGTTTTATGCCTAATTTTTCTATCTGCATGCTTTAAGAAGTCATGTAATTTCCTTCTCCCTACAGCCATGGAAATGAGGAGCTGCTCACTACTCTTGCAAGACTACATGATTCACTACTGCCATCATTGCAGAGGGGTTTTCACATTATTTTGGCTTCAAGAGATGACGCAATACAGGAAACATCTGGTGACATGCTTTCAGATATTTTAATCAGTTTGAAGTTGTTGTCAACGAGAATAGTAAAATTTGGTTGGAAACTACTGTATTTCTGTTATTTAAGTGATGAGGCATTTGAAAATAGTTGTCCTTTTCCGGCATCTATGAAGATGTTTCCAGCAAATGTGGATGACCCTATCATAAGGACAGACATTTTGGTACAAACACTAAGAGATATTGGCCAAGAGTTCTCAAGCATAACTGAGGCAGAAAAAAGAGGAACTTTTCTCCAAAATATTGAGAAGGAGCACAAGATCATGAGCAGAGTTGTGTTATTACAAAACACAGGTACAATTCTATGTGTAACGAGGTTTTAGATTAGATGGTTGGCTTCCTCTAGAGTTATGAGACATTATCAGATGACATTAAGAGTTACCTCACTAGAAGGTATATACAAAAATATAGCTATATGTTTCAGGATTTCATGTCAGAgggtgatttttggaaaattttaggAATTGACAGTTAATACTGTTACATGTAGCATATTCAGTTTTATGCATGTGAGAGATTATTGTTGCAATGCAGTGTCTGTTATATTCCCAGAGAAGGATGACATAGTTTCATGGAAGACCTTACCATAGACAGAGATAAACAtgcccctctctctctctctctctctctctctccccgcTGGTGTTTGAAAATCATTAAGCAATTCCCGGAGGTCTCTCACGAAATATATCAATTTTGTTGTTTCCAATGCTTGTTTTTCATGGTAGTGTGCATAAACGTCTTACCAAACGCAGCATGTTTTGAGACTTCGACtgttttttcccctttcttttgcAGGATGGATGTCTTTGGATGATGATCAGAAGCAGTTTCTTTCTGGTATCCTTAAGCATCCACTGGAAACCAATGCAAATGATGCATCGCACACAGCATCTTCAGGAACAGTTGGTAGCGTGAAGACTGATGAAGACAATGCAATTTTGGAGTCAAAAATCAGTCAAATAAAAGATTTGTTCCCAGACTATGGCAAAGGGTTCTTAGTTGCTTGTCTTGAAGTATATAACCACAATCCAGAAGAAGTGATTCAGAGGATCCTGGAGGGAACCCTTCATGAAGATCTTCAATCCCTGGACATATCATTGGAGCAAAGTCTAGTAAGAAAATCAGCTGTGTCTGCAAGCACGATGGGCAAGGGAAAAGGTAAACTGGTAGAATCTGCAACCCCCATGAGTCAACTTGTAGCCTATCAACCTGAGGGTCCATCAATTTCATCTTCCTCATCTTCTATAGGAAGGTATATCAGGAAGACTGCTACTGACTTACCGGAGACGGAGACCCTGGATTGCAGGGATGAGAAGTACATAGAAAAAACTTCCGCTCTTGTTTCACAACTAGAGTACGAAGATGAATATGATGATTCTTTTGATGATCTGGGCCTTAGTGTTGGTGATTCAGGGTTGGAGGAGACTGAGATTTTGGGTGACAAATTagcttctgataagggaaaagCAAGGGCGGCTGATAATGATAGCTCAGCTCCAAACACTACCTCAAAATGGAACTCTCGTAAAAAGCCCCAGTTTTATGTCAAGGATGGTAAGAACTACAGCTATAAAGTGGAAGGTTCTATCGCCGTTGCTAATTATAATGAGGCCAAACTAGTCAGTCAAGTCCAGAAGGAAACTATCCTTGGTCTTGGACGTGGCGGGAATATTCCATTGGGTGCAGTTAGAAGGTTGGCTGAGTCTAATGAAGAAACTGATGTCGGACCTGATAGTAATGAAGGTGCAGGAAGAGGTGGTAGGGGGAACTTCAGGGGCAGAGGAAGGAGAGGTGGTGGAAGAAGCCATTACCGAAAAGATCAAGCTATGAGGAAGCATTTTTCTGGAGTAATGAATTGATTCGTACAACTATACCCTCTTTTCTGTGATACTAATATAAGATCTCGTTGTATAGTTAATTGTACAGAAGATAAAATTTTCTTTAGTGAgggaaaatttcatattttacaGGAACAATAGCATACTGATTCTGGTGTTTTGAGACTGGTTGCGCGGAAGTTACTGCATCTGGTAATGGGTTAATAACAACATGCACCCGTGAGAAAtacataatttttattttacccCGTGCATTGTCCAATTGCATCAATACGACTTTTTTTCCCCCCAATATGATGCACTTCACTTAGTAAACCAATTTGACTATGTTTTCATAATTTAAGTCCATTAAATACATCCACAATGATTTACACTTTTTAGAATGTAATTCACATGTCACGTCAGCATTCCATTTTCTCCTCTTTTATTACACTTTCACTCATAATGGATTACACTCCACAAAGTATAATAGTATGGGTCcactattaaattaaatatttattttaataatgcatgactcatatcccataaataaataaagtagtttttaaaaataattttgttatttttaaataataaagtattaaatttcattaaattttttaccttttgaattttttattttctaaaaataatattattaattttctatatttggagcatttaacatatttgtaaaactactaaaattttcatccataatcacaaaatattgaaattttaaaaaattgtgcACAAAGGTTGAGGAAAATGAGTGAGagagtaaaagaaataatagaatAGAATAGtgggatatgaaaaaaaaagtgtgtTGTGTGTTTatatagaaaattaaattatgattgttggaaaaaaatgaaCGTTGCAAATGGACTCCACAATTGCAAAAAAATGAACACGGCTAAATTTTATAATAGATAGCTCACCCATTACACGCATCATTCTGATGATGCGTGTAATGGGTATTACACAGCCACAATGGATAGCCATGTAACCAACCCTTAAACTGTCAGACATTACACCGCTTATTCCACGCAGTTGGAGATGCTACGTAGTTGGAGATGCTCTGAGATTCGATGAaacgacctaaatgaaatgatAACTCGGGAAGAAAGGTATGGCCGCGCGCATCCATACATATCGAGCGACAAACATACCCTCCTAGTGATGGCTTGCGGACAATGATGATCTTATCATGTGTAGACCTTTTTCACAAATTGAGACACAATTAGTTCTTCCCTTGAAATATTTACTCCTCAGACGACGACAATTAATTGTATTCAATGTAGGGTTGCGAGGTTGATTGTCTCGCACtataaaatttgaaactttggAAGCGTGAATCGATCTAATCAAACAATGAAGAGGGCAAAGTGGATTATACGTCCTCCCTAAAGAGGTACTTTGGCAATTGACTTTCAATCTCTTTGGTAACTAATGCTGTAAGCATCCGTATCTAAAGACAAAGGATGCTTTGCCCTATACACCTAATCTCCGGTGATTTATGCTTTTGCTTTTCTGCCGGCTGAGGCTTGCATATTTTCCCCCCCACCGGGCAAAATGGAACCTGATCTATTTTGTATCCCGACAATCTACTACTTGATATACTAGAATCGTGAAACAGGGATCATGCGGCAATACGAGCAAGGAGATCAAACGAGCACAACATCATTGATATTTGCACTGTCAAAATGCTGAGACTTGCACTTTCACTGCAACTTCTGTCTTTGGGAGACAAAATAGTTCATCCCAGTAAACAGTTTATCAAATGCAGTTATGCCCAACATTCTACTACATTAAAACCTTATTCATTTAATTAGTACAAAGAATAACACACATCCCAGTATGGGAAACTAGCACGCTATGTGATTACTACTAAAACAATGAACGGAGTACAACGGGAAGCTGGCCACATGTAATTTCAATGATTTACTGAATCTCAAGCCATCTCGTTGAAACACACAGCATAGTGCCCGGTGTTCTTGTCCTGCATACGAGCATAACGACGTCAAAATACAAACCAACTATAGCCGTATTAAGATGCCAAATTTACCAGAAACGAATTATAATGTGTTTCTGCAAAGAAGTTTCCCTCAAATGACACATTTCCCAACACAAAGCACCAAAATTTTAAACAGATTACATTGTACCAAAGTAACGCGCCAATGATCCAATACCAATACCAATACCATGTTATTCACACACTATAAAACAACACAACGGTGGCTTCAATGATTAACAAATCAGATAAGAAGTTTCTGTATTACCTGGGATATCATCCTCTGTTTGTTCAGCAACTGAGTCCTTGCCTTATTAAGACAGGAATTTGGTGATCTGTATAGCCTCTGAGGAAGGAGAAAATAAACCACAGTTAATCACAATACCACAGGACAGAGACGTGTGCCTGAATATCTAATGAGCCACACACACCCACACACCCAATAGACGGGAGGTAATGAAAGAGGTAGCGAAAAGCAAGCAAACCCAGCATCTCTATTCCCGTTCAGTGATAAGTAGCAGATTCATCATGGCAATTCAAATACAGTACAAATTAATCAATAAAATTGATTAGATATATGACCCAAACTACTCTTCTGAAAATAGATGAATAATTTAAGGTTACTCACTCAATCTGATACTCTTAGAGACAATAGTAGTAGATCTAGAAAGCAAACATCTATACCAAAATAAAAGTGGCAGAAAATTGTCACCTTTTCACTGGCAGATAAACGATGCTCAGCAGCTGACATGAATTTCTTCTTTGGATTGAAACCAAAAACGTCATGAAGAAATTCATTTTCCTATTTGGACAACAATGACCAAATTTTAGGAAACCCAATAAACATCTATCAAGAACAAAATATTTATATGGCCCAATTATTTCCTGAGGCAAAAAATGAGTTAAGGGatcaaattaaattaaaaaaaaaaagacctgCACATGCTTCACAAATCCTCCCCCAAGAAAATGCTTTAAAAAATTCAACTGTCAAAACAAAAGAACAGTCAGCTTTGACAAAGCTTGCAGGTCTGACATTCCAAAAAGAAAGAGCAGGGTGAACCTGGATCAATTGAGCCCACGAAGTTGTGCTCAAAGACTCTCCAGCAACCTTCATTGAAGTTTCTGGACTATATCCATCCTGATTAGCATTTAAAGAATAGCATCAAATGAGTTTTTAATCCTTAGGATGGATAACTATCACCACCACAGaagtaaacaaagaaaaaagatagaTCACCTCGAGAAATTCCAAGATATCGCGAAATGTATTTCTTTGGCTATTGAGATCTTTCTTTGCAGAACCTTTGCCACCAGCCTCTGTTGAAAGATTCCTCACTTGGTTTAAGATTTTACCCCTCAGACCCTGAATATGCACCAGCTCCCGAGATTTG
It contains:
- the LOC113749142 gene encoding activating signal cointegrator 1 complex subunit 2 isoform X1; protein product: MSNRFGNQNYRNESNKKGFHKTQKQFIPKKESSADQTFSNSLRQSFSRQSDATSSAAAAGRSGGGGATAASGNSKVKMGENGNWVSDNSTTGIQTGNYVNYLPQDEAVASGLGADEGGVDPVESQRVVDLLNRELSRLLKLKPRDFWKEVASDTSLHAFLESFLKYKSRWYDFPYRGAKGIVAGVIVGEFELCRRVFMVLYRISSNRDPGAKTADSLSSKDHAVLLQDKKLLDLPKLLDICAIYGHENEDLTRLLVVNAIKAQWWMHDKFTAVLSHFLTLIQTMYQRCSSSLEVLFATGNLQDQPVSRLRADYLEVMDFINDAVVNMDAFVAAYKYAAVFFCCPVDMSHGNEELLTTLARLHDSLLPSLQRGFHIILASRDDAIQETSGDMLSDILISLKLLSTRIVKFGWKLLYFCYLSDEAFENSCPFPASMKMFPANVDDPIIRTDILVQTLRDIGQEFSSITEAEKRGTFLQNIEKEHKIMSRVVLLQNTGWMSLDDDQKQFLSGILKHPLETNANDASHTASSGTVGSVKTDEDNAILESKISQIKDLFPDYGKGFLVACLEVYNHNPEEVIQRILEGTLHEDLQSLDISLEQSLVRKSAVSASTMGKGKGKLVESATPMSQLVAYQPEGPSISSSSSSIGRYIRKTATDLPETETLDCRDEKYIEKTSALVSQLEYEDEYDDSFDDLGLSVGDSGLEETEILGDKLASDKGKARAADNDSSAPNTTSKWNSRKKPQFYVKDGKNYSYKVEGSIAVANYNEAKLVSQVQKETILGLGRGGNIPLGAVRRLAESNEETDVGPDSNEGAGRGGRGNFRGRGRRGGGRSHYRKDQAMRKHFSGVMN
- the LOC113749142 gene encoding activating signal cointegrator 1 complex subunit 2 isoform X2, translated to MQDKKLLDLPKLLDICAIYGHENEDLTRLLVVNAIKAQWWMHDKFTAVLSHFLTLIQTMYQRCSSSLEVLFATGNLQDQPVSRLRADYLEVMDFINDAVVNMDAFVAAYKYAAVFFCCPVDMSHGNEELLTTLARLHDSLLPSLQRGFHIILASRDDAIQETSGDMLSDILISLKLLSTRIVKFGWKLLYFCYLSDEAFENSCPFPASMKMFPANVDDPIIRTDILVQTLRDIGQEFSSITEAEKRGTFLQNIEKEHKIMSRVVLLQNTGWMSLDDDQKQFLSGILKHPLETNANDASHTASSGTVGSVKTDEDNAILESKISQIKDLFPDYGKGFLVACLEVYNHNPEEVIQRILEGTLHEDLQSLDISLEQSLVRKSAVSASTMGKGKGKLVESATPMSQLVAYQPEGPSISSSSSSIGRYIRKTATDLPETETLDCRDEKYIEKTSALVSQLEYEDEYDDSFDDLGLSVGDSGLEETEILGDKLASDKGKARAADNDSSAPNTTSKWNSRKKPQFYVKDGKNYSYKVEGSIAVANYNEAKLVSQVQKETILGLGRGGNIPLGAVRRLAESNEETDVGPDSNEGAGRGGRGNFRGRGRRGGGRSHYRKDQAMRKHFSGVMN